In the genome of Myxococcus stipitatus, one region contains:
- a CDS encoding carboxypeptidase-like regulatory domain-containing protein, which yields MRKWLPYGLMFLGAVSATLWLGTRAPDAPPSNVTPRRNDRLATHFVPTPPPHGTLTLQGRVLREDQTPVAGVEVSASWSAPGESLSARPCGENPRMPLTFLYCTGTADAQPIPRLIAEGRGSTPVLGRTTTATDGAFSLEGLPAGSVALWVLSAEGVALSLDVATGQRNVTLVLAPGVSAQGRVVDERMLPVANAQVTLFNVDHSRYFEAFTDAEGRFTLERLPHDDPCGCTTGFSGRTIGGPSLRTAANRGLPGGPRRAARLGPRGCLVAAAADARRR from the coding sequence ATGCGCAAGTGGCTCCCCTATGGACTCATGTTTCTGGGCGCGGTCTCCGCGACGCTCTGGCTTGGAACGCGAGCTCCCGATGCGCCCCCCTCCAACGTGACTCCGCGACGCAACGACAGACTCGCCACGCACTTTGTGCCCACGCCACCTCCTCATGGGACGTTGACGCTGCAGGGGCGGGTGCTGCGCGAGGACCAGACGCCGGTGGCGGGGGTGGAGGTCTCCGCGTCCTGGAGCGCTCCTGGCGAGTCCCTGTCCGCACGTCCTTGTGGCGAGAACCCGCGGATGCCGCTGACGTTCCTGTACTGCACGGGCACGGCGGACGCTCAGCCGATCCCCAGGTTGATTGCGGAGGGCCGAGGCTCGACCCCCGTCTTGGGCCGTACCACCACGGCCACGGATGGCGCGTTCAGCTTGGAGGGGCTCCCAGCAGGCTCCGTCGCACTCTGGGTCCTGTCTGCCGAAGGCGTGGCGCTGAGCCTCGACGTGGCGACAGGGCAGCGGAATGTGACGCTCGTCCTTGCCCCCGGCGTGTCTGCCCAGGGGCGGGTCGTCGACGAGCGCATGCTCCCTGTGGCGAACGCCCAGGTGACGCTCTTCAACGTCGACCACTCCCGATACTTCGAAGCCTTCACCGATGCGGAGGGCCGATTCACCCTGGAGCGGTTGCCGCACGATGACCCGTGTGGGTGCACGACTGGATTCAGCGGACGCACCATTGGAGGTCCGTCTCTCCGGACGGCCGCGAATCGAGGGCTCCCTGGTGGACCGCGACGGGCGGCTCGTCTCGGCCCGCGTGGATGCCTTGTCGCTGCCGCCGCGGATGCACGGCGACGGTGA